The following are from one region of the Pseudazoarcus pumilus genome:
- the lpdA gene encoding dihydrolipoyl dehydrogenase, translating into MATIEVKVPDIGDFDEVPVIELFVKAGDTIAEEDPICTLESDKATMDVPSSAAGTIKEVLIKVGDKVAEGSVLLKVESADAEAAKEEPKAATPAEKPAPAPETAKAAAPAAASHAGGADIECDVLVLGAGPGGYSAAFRAADLGLKTVLVERYPTLGGVCLNVGCIPSKALLHVAGVMDEVAHFADLGVAYTKPKLDIDKLRSHKEKVVGKLTGGLAGMAKGRKVEVVRGYGAFLDPNHVAVELTDGDGQDKTGKKKVVKFAKCIIAAGSQAVRLPFMPEDPRVVDSTGALELKSVPKRMLVIGGGIIGLEMATVYAALGAKIDVVEMMDGLMLGADRDLVKVWEKHNKTRFDNVWLSTKTTAAEAKKDGIHVSFEGKNAPDKAQVYDLVLVAVGRSPNGGKIAADKAGVAVSERGFIEVDNQMRTNVGHIFAIGDIVGQPMLAHKAVHEGHVAAEVAAGQKSSFDALQIPSVAYTDPEVAWAGLTEIEARERGLKIEKAVFPWAASGRAIANGRDEGFTKLLFDAETHRIVGGGIVGTHAGDLIGEVCLAIEMGADAVDIGKTIHPHPTLGESIGLAAEVAHGSCTDLPAPRKR; encoded by the coding sequence ATGGCAACGATCGAAGTGAAGGTTCCGGACATCGGCGATTTCGACGAAGTCCCCGTCATCGAACTGTTCGTCAAGGCCGGCGACACCATCGCAGAGGAAGATCCGATCTGCACGCTCGAATCCGACAAGGCGACGATGGACGTGCCCTCCTCGGCCGCCGGCACCATCAAGGAAGTCCTGATCAAGGTGGGTGACAAGGTCGCCGAAGGCAGCGTGCTGCTCAAGGTCGAGAGTGCGGACGCGGAAGCCGCCAAGGAAGAACCCAAGGCCGCCACCCCGGCCGAAAAACCCGCGCCCGCGCCCGAGACAGCGAAGGCTGCCGCCCCGGCCGCGGCCAGCCACGCTGGCGGCGCCGACATCGAATGCGACGTGCTCGTGCTCGGCGCCGGCCCCGGCGGTTACTCGGCGGCCTTCCGCGCGGCCGATCTGGGACTCAAGACGGTGCTGGTCGAGCGCTATCCGACGCTGGGCGGCGTGTGCCTGAACGTCGGCTGCATCCCGTCCAAGGCGCTGCTGCACGTGGCGGGCGTCATGGACGAGGTCGCCCACTTCGCCGATCTGGGTGTCGCCTACACCAAGCCCAAGCTCGACATCGACAAGCTGCGCAGCCACAAGGAAAAGGTTGTCGGCAAGCTCACCGGCGGGCTGGCCGGCATGGCCAAGGGGCGCAAGGTCGAGGTGGTGCGCGGTTATGGTGCCTTCCTCGATCCCAACCACGTCGCGGTCGAACTGACCGACGGCGACGGCCAGGACAAGACCGGCAAGAAGAAGGTCGTAAAGTTCGCGAAATGCATCATCGCCGCCGGCAGCCAGGCCGTGCGCCTGCCCTTCATGCCGGAGGACCCGCGCGTCGTCGATTCGACCGGCGCGCTGGAACTCAAGTCGGTGCCCAAGCGCATGCTGGTGATCGGCGGCGGCATCATCGGGCTGGAGATGGCCACCGTGTATGCCGCGCTGGGTGCGAAGATCGACGTCGTCGAGATGATGGACGGCCTGATGCTCGGCGCCGACCGCGATCTGGTCAAGGTCTGGGAAAAGCACAACAAGACGCGCTTCGACAACGTCTGGCTGTCCACCAAGACCACAGCGGCCGAGGCGAAGAAGGACGGCATCCACGTGAGCTTCGAGGGCAAGAACGCGCCCGACAAGGCGCAGGTCTATGATCTGGTACTGGTCGCCGTCGGCCGCAGCCCCAACGGCGGCAAGATCGCCGCCGACAAGGCCGGTGTGGCGGTATCCGAGCGCGGCTTCATCGAGGTCGACAACCAGATGCGCACCAACGTTGGCCACATCTTCGCCATCGGCGACATCGTCGGCCAGCCCATGCTCGCGCACAAGGCGGTGCATGAGGGCCATGTCGCGGCCGAAGTGGCCGCCGGCCAGAAGTCCAGCTTCGACGCGCTGCAGATCCCGTCGGTGGCCTATACCGACCCGGAAGTGGCATGGGCCGGCCTGACCGAGATCGAGGCCAGGGAGAGGGGTCTCAAGATCGAGAAGGCCGTGTTCCCGTGGGCCGCCTCGGGCCGCGCGATCGCCAACGGCCGCGACGAGGGCTTCACCAAGCTGCTCTTCGACGCAGAGACGCACCGCATCGTCGGTGGCGGCATCGTCGGCACCCACGCGGGCGACCTCATCGGCGAGGTGTGTCTGGCCATCGAGATGGGCGCGGACGCGGTGGACATCGGCAAGACCATCCACCCGCACCCGACGCTGGGCGAGTCCATCGGGCTGGCGGCCGAAGTCGCCCACGGCAGCTGCACCGACCTGCCCGCGCCACGCAAGCGCTGA
- the aceF gene encoding dihydrolipoyllysine-residue acetyltransferase, whose translation MSQLIEVKVPDIGDFDEVPVIELFVKAGDTIAEEDPICTLESDKATMDVPSSAAGVIKEVLIKVGDKVAEGSVLLKVESADAPAREEPKAAAAEKPAPAPDAGKAAPAPDAAKAAAPAARPAAGGTVQVKVPDIGDFDEVPVIEMFVQVGDTIKEEDAICTLESDKATMDVPSSATGTVRKVLVKVGDKVGEGSVLLEVESAASDATPAEKAAPAPAERAAPAPQPAAAEQSAPAPQSAPQPAAAESPAANSPTPVKLGGTVHASPSVRGYARELGVDLTQVKATGPKNRILREDVTAHIKGAMTSGVVPGKSAAPAAAGGGGGLDLLPWPKVDFAKYGEVEVQPMKRIKKISGANLHRNWVMIPHVTQYDETDVTDLEALRKELNETREAKAQGVRYTMLAFVIKAVVAALKKYPQFNTSLDGDNLVFKKYYHIGFAADTENGLVVPVIKNADQKSVTDIALEMATLSKKARDGKLGSADMQGGTFSISSLGGIGGTYFTPLINAPEVAILGLSKLSIKPLWDGEKFVPRQVLPLSLSYDHRVIDGAEGTRFVDYISKLLADMRRALI comes from the coding sequence ATGAGCCAGTTGATCGAAGTGAAGGTACCGGACATCGGCGATTTCGACGAAGTCCCCGTCATCGAACTGTTCGTCAAGGCCGGCGACACCATCGCCGAGGAAGATCCGATCTGTACGCTCGAATCCGACAAGGCCACGATGGACGTGCCCTCGTCCGCCGCCGGTGTGATCAAGGAAGTCCTGATCAAGGTGGGTGACAAGGTCGCCGAAGGCAGCGTGCTGCTCAAGGTCGAGAGTGCGGACGCGCCCGCCAGGGAAGAGCCCAAGGCTGCCGCTGCCGAGAAGCCCGCACCCGCGCCGGACGCCGGCAAGGCTGCACCGGCACCCGATGCGGCCAAAGCCGCCGCGCCGGCCGCCAGGCCTGCGGCTGGCGGCACCGTGCAGGTCAAGGTGCCCGACATCGGCGACTTCGACGAAGTCCCGGTGATCGAGATGTTCGTGCAGGTCGGCGACACCATCAAGGAAGAGGACGCGATCTGCACGCTCGAGTCCGACAAGGCGACGATGGACGTGCCCTCCTCGGCCACCGGCACCGTCAGGAAGGTACTGGTGAAGGTTGGCGACAAGGTCGGTGAAGGCAGTGTGTTGCTGGAAGTGGAGAGCGCAGCGTCGGACGCTACACCGGCTGAGAAGGCCGCGCCGGCACCGGCCGAACGTGCCGCACCGGCACCGCAACCCGCTGCTGCCGAACAGTCCGCACCGGCCCCGCAGTCGGCCCCTCAGCCTGCAGCGGCCGAATCCCCGGCCGCAAACAGCCCGACGCCGGTCAAGCTCGGCGGCACCGTGCATGCCAGCCCCTCGGTGCGTGGCTACGCACGCGAACTGGGTGTCGATCTGACCCAGGTGAAAGCCACCGGACCGAAGAACCGCATCCTGCGCGAGGACGTCACCGCCCACATCAAGGGGGCGATGACCAGCGGCGTGGTGCCGGGCAAGTCCGCCGCGCCGGCCGCCGCCGGCGGTGGCGGCGGGCTCGATCTGCTGCCCTGGCCCAAGGTCGATTTCGCCAAGTACGGCGAGGTCGAAGTGCAGCCGATGAAGCGCATCAAGAAGATCTCGGGCGCCAACCTGCATCGCAACTGGGTGATGATCCCGCACGTCACGCAGTACGACGAGACCGACGTCACCGATCTCGAGGCGCTGCGCAAGGAACTCAACGAGACGCGCGAGGCCAAGGCCCAGGGCGTGCGCTACACCATGCTCGCCTTCGTCATCAAGGCCGTGGTCGCGGCGCTCAAGAAGTACCCCCAGTTCAACACCTCGCTCGACGGCGACAACCTGGTGTTCAAGAAGTACTACCACATCGGGTTCGCCGCCGACACCGAGAACGGTCTGGTGGTGCCGGTGATCAAGAACGCCGACCAGAAGAGCGTCACCGACATCGCGCTGGAAATGGCGACGCTGTCGAAGAAGGCGCGCGATGGCAAGCTCGGCTCGGCCGACATGCAGGGCGGCACCTTCTCGATCTCCAGCCTCGGCGGCATCGGCGGCACCTACTTCACGCCGCTCATCAATGCACCGGAGGTAGCCATCCTGGGTCTGTCCAAGCTCAGCATCAAGCCGCTGTGGGATGGCGAGAAGTTCGTGCCGCGTCAGGTACTGCCGCTGTCGCTGTCGTATGACCACCGCGTCATCGACGGTGCCGAGGGCACGCGCTTCGTCGACTACATTTCCAAGCTGCTGGCCGACATGCGTCGCGCACTGATCTGA
- the aceE gene encoding pyruvate dehydrogenase (acetyl-transferring), homodimeric type, translating into MTAIHNALLQDDPDSQETREWLDALEGVLQAEGPARAHFLIEHLIDTAQQHGADMPYSANTQYINTIPVDLQPPYPGDADIELKIHAYIRWNAMAMVVRANKHTNVGGHIASFASAAALYDVGFSHFWHAPNGKHDGDLIFFQGHAVPGVYARAYMLGRFTEEQMDYFRQEVDGHGISSYPHPWLMPEFWQFPTVSMGLGPIQAIYQARFMKYMASRGLIDAERAAPRKVWAFLGDGETDEVESLGAIGLAARERLDNLIFVINCNLQRLDGPVRGNGKIIQELESEFRGAGWNVIKVVWGTRWDSLFARDKNGILKKRMMEVVDGEYQTYKSKDGAYVREYFFNTPELKALVEDWTDDEIWSLNRGGHDLFKIFAAYKSAVEHQGQPTVILAKTIKGFGMGTAGEAMNISHQQKKMDVEAIRRFRDRFELPVADDQLEKLPYLKFAEDSPEYKYMLERRQSLGGFLPQRRTKAEPLAVPELATFEPLLKASGEGRELSTTMAMVRIMNTLLRDKKLGRHIVPIVPDESRTFGMEGMFRQYGIWSQEGQKYLPEDHDQLMFYKESVDGQVLQEGINEAGSMSDWIAAGTAYSVHGVQMVPFYIFYSMFGMQRTMDLCWAAGDQRTRGFLIGGTAGRTTLNGEGLQHEDGHSQILAGAIPNCVSYDPTYQYELAVIVQDGMRRMFVEQEDVYYYITVMNENYEHPEMPKGAEADILKGMYAFRKGGKGKGPRVQLLGSGTIFNEVVAAAELLKKDWGVEADLWSCPSFNELARDGHAAARWNLLHPTAKTKKKSHVETCLAGAKGPVVAATDYVKLFADQIRAFVPGRYVVLGTDGFGRSDTRERLRHFFEVNRYWVTVAALKALADDGEVDAAKVAQAIEKYGLDVDKPNPLTV; encoded by the coding sequence ATGACCGCGATCCACAACGCACTCCTGCAAGATGACCCCGACTCGCAGGAGACCCGTGAATGGCTCGACGCCCTCGAAGGCGTCCTGCAGGCCGAAGGGCCCGCGCGCGCGCACTTTCTGATCGAACACCTGATCGACACCGCGCAGCAGCACGGCGCCGACATGCCGTATTCGGCCAACACGCAGTACATCAACACCATTCCGGTCGATCTGCAGCCGCCCTACCCCGGCGACGCGGACATTGAACTGAAGATCCACGCCTACATCCGCTGGAACGCGATGGCCATGGTGGTGCGCGCCAACAAGCACACCAACGTCGGCGGCCACATCGCCAGCTTTGCGTCCGCGGCAGCACTCTACGACGTCGGTTTCTCTCACTTCTGGCATGCGCCCAACGGCAAGCACGACGGCGACCTGATCTTCTTCCAGGGCCATGCGGTGCCGGGAGTCTATGCCCGCGCCTACATGCTGGGCCGCTTCACCGAAGAGCAGATGGATTACTTCCGTCAGGAGGTCGACGGCCACGGCATCTCTTCCTACCCGCACCCCTGGCTGATGCCCGAGTTCTGGCAGTTCCCCACCGTGTCGATGGGCCTGGGCCCGATCCAGGCGATCTATCAGGCGCGCTTCATGAAGTACATGGCCAGCCGCGGCCTGATCGACGCCGAGCGCGCTGCGCCGCGCAAGGTATGGGCCTTTCTCGGCGACGGCGAGACCGACGAGGTCGAATCGCTCGGCGCCATCGGCCTGGCCGCGCGCGAGCGCCTGGACAACCTGATCTTCGTCATCAACTGCAACCTGCAGCGCTTGGACGGACCGGTGCGCGGCAACGGCAAGATCATCCAGGAACTCGAGTCCGAGTTCCGTGGCGCCGGATGGAACGTCATCAAGGTGGTGTGGGGCACGCGCTGGGATTCGCTGTTCGCGCGCGACAAGAACGGCATCCTGAAGAAGCGCATGATGGAAGTGGTCGACGGCGAGTACCAGACCTACAAGTCCAAGGACGGCGCCTATGTGCGCGAATATTTCTTCAACACGCCGGAGCTCAAGGCACTCGTCGAAGACTGGACCGACGACGAGATCTGGAGCCTGAACCGCGGCGGCCACGACCTGTTCAAGATCTTCGCCGCCTACAAGTCCGCCGTCGAGCACCAGGGCCAGCCCACGGTGATCCTGGCCAAGACCATCAAGGGCTTCGGCATGGGCACGGCCGGCGAGGCGATGAACATCTCGCACCAGCAGAAGAAGATGGATGTCGAGGCCATCCGCCGTTTCCGCGACCGCTTCGAACTGCCGGTGGCCGACGACCAGCTCGAGAAGCTGCCCTATCTGAAGTTCGCCGAGGATTCGCCCGAGTACAAGTACATGCTCGAGCGGCGCCAGAGCCTCGGCGGCTTCCTGCCGCAGCGCCGCACCAAGGCCGAGCCGCTGGCGGTGCCGGAGCTTGCGACCTTCGAGCCGCTGCTCAAGGCCTCGGGCGAGGGCCGCGAGCTGTCGACCACCATGGCCATGGTGCGCATCATGAATACCCTGCTGCGCGACAAGAAGCTGGGGCGCCACATCGTGCCCATCGTGCCGGACGAGTCGCGCACCTTCGGCATGGAAGGCATGTTCCGCCAGTACGGCATCTGGAGCCAGGAAGGCCAGAAGTACCTGCCCGAAGACCACGACCAGCTGATGTTCTACAAGGAAAGCGTCGACGGTCAGGTGCTGCAGGAAGGCATCAACGAGGCCGGCTCGATGTCCGACTGGATCGCCGCCGGCACCGCCTACAGCGTCCACGGCGTGCAGATGGTGCCCTTCTACATCTTCTACTCGATGTTCGGCATGCAGCGCACCATGGACCTATGCTGGGCGGCGGGCGACCAGCGCACGCGCGGCTTCTTGATCGGCGGCACCGCCGGTCGCACCACGCTCAACGGCGAGGGCCTGCAGCACGAGGACGGCCACAGCCAGATCCTCGCCGGCGCGATCCCGAACTGCGTCAGCTACGACCCGACCTACCAGTACGAACTGGCGGTGATCGTGCAGGACGGCATGCGCCGCATGTTCGTCGAGCAGGAGGATGTCTATTACTACATCACGGTGATGAACGAGAACTACGAACATCCCGAGATGCCCAAGGGCGCCGAGGCCGACATCCTCAAGGGCATGTACGCCTTCCGCAAGGGCGGCAAGGGCAAGGGGCCGCGCGTGCAGCTGCTCGGCTCCGGCACCATCTTCAACGAGGTCGTCGCCGCCGCCGAACTGCTCAAGAAGGACTGGGGCGTCGAAGCCGACTTGTGGAGCTGCCCGAGCTTCAACGAACTGGCGCGTGACGGCCATGCAGCGGCGCGCTGGAACCTGTTGCACCCGACTGCCAAGACGAAGAAGAAGTCGCACGTCGAGACCTGCCTGGCCGGCGCCAAGGGCCCGGTCGTCGCCGCCACCGACTACGTCAAGCTCTTCGCCGACCAGATTCGCGCCTTCGTGCCGGGTCGCTACGTGGTGCTCGGCACCGACGGCTTCGGCCGCTCGGACACGCGTGAGCGCCTGCGCCACTTCTTCGAGGTCAATCGATACTGGGTCACGGTCGCCGCGCTCAAGGCGCTGGCAGACGACGGCGAGGTCGATGCCGCCAAGGTCGCCCAGGCGATCGAGAAATACGGGCTCGACGTCGACAAGCCCAACCCGCTGACGGTCTGA
- a CDS encoding PAS domain S-box protein, with protein sequence MTDSPRPVPALAHSWYWTAPYVAIAVLVVTALAIVWMLQQREAEAQRDMIVRDVQWAEKTIRLHKQGAENFLQQVVADLVAGTLDAVSFDQRVTQHIASQGQMVEVVWVGEDAHVRWAAPAATAAARPGEVLAPEDRVPFARARELGLVSYGEPRTNGLPVFQVHVPVREAEEFLGTIVGVFSAERMLSELVPEWFVERYQTSLVNARGQILASSEGTLALDERTTFEVPLDLPGAGLTLRAVAFQAPGATPHAFFLIVIAGLAMIVLWSLWLLRDHVRQRRAIEDALREESAFRKAMEESVITGLRAIDLSGRIIYVNPAFCRMVGFDEDELLGAVPPFPYWPEEAYDECRRELEMSSSGRAPTSGFDLGIRRRDGERIDVRFYLSPLIDVNGHQTGWMASVADITEPKRVRAALEESQRRFEAVLDGLDAAVFVADAATDMILYANRAFMNIHGYDVVGRSTLRVSVPQPERSEYRVDPRLIEPASLPMELFDGELQHPLSGRWYHLREHASRWVDGRVVRMGIATDITDRRQTDELARRQEERLQHTARLVTMGEMASTLAHELNQPLAAISNYCMGCVTRIETGRARHEELLAAMTKASMQAERAAKIIGRVRDFVRKSEPRPVSIAVAEILDDALAFADIDARRGSGRVVLRLEPNLPPVFADRIMIEQVVVNLVRNAFEAMAGMPPGKRIVEVSARALDAHAVEVAVADRGPGIAEEERERLFTPFHTTKPEGMGMGLNICRSIIEYHDGHLEYADNPGGGTVFSFVLPTGAVREQVA encoded by the coding sequence ATGACCGACTCTCCACGACCCGTTCCCGCCCTCGCGCACAGTTGGTACTGGACCGCGCCCTACGTCGCGATCGCCGTTCTCGTCGTGACGGCGCTGGCGATCGTCTGGATGCTGCAGCAGCGCGAGGCCGAAGCACAGCGCGACATGATCGTGCGCGACGTACAGTGGGCGGAGAAGACCATTCGTCTGCACAAGCAGGGCGCTGAAAACTTCCTGCAGCAGGTCGTCGCCGATCTGGTCGCCGGTACGCTCGACGCGGTCAGTTTCGACCAGCGCGTGACCCAGCATATCGCCAGCCAGGGTCAGATGGTGGAGGTGGTGTGGGTGGGCGAGGACGCGCACGTGCGCTGGGCCGCTCCGGCCGCGACCGCCGCGGCACGACCTGGCGAAGTGCTCGCACCCGAGGATCGCGTGCCGTTCGCACGTGCGCGCGAACTGGGGCTGGTCAGCTACGGCGAGCCGCGTACCAACGGCCTGCCGGTGTTCCAGGTGCATGTGCCGGTGCGCGAGGCCGAGGAATTCCTCGGCACCATCGTCGGTGTGTTCTCGGCCGAACGCATGCTCTCGGAATTGGTGCCGGAATGGTTCGTCGAGCGTTACCAGACTTCGCTGGTCAATGCGCGCGGACAGATTCTGGCGAGCAGCGAGGGGACTTTGGCGCTCGACGAGCGCACCACCTTCGAAGTCCCCCTGGATCTGCCGGGGGCGGGCCTGACGCTGCGCGCGGTGGCCTTCCAGGCGCCGGGGGCCACGCCCCACGCATTCTTCCTGATCGTCATCGCCGGGCTGGCGATGATCGTGCTGTGGAGCCTGTGGCTGCTGCGTGACCACGTGCGCCAGCGGCGGGCGATCGAGGACGCGCTGCGCGAGGAGTCGGCCTTTCGCAAGGCCATGGAGGAGTCGGTCATCACCGGCCTGCGCGCGATCGACCTGTCGGGGCGCATCATTTACGTCAACCCGGCCTTCTGTCGCATGGTCGGTTTCGACGAGGACGAGTTGCTCGGCGCGGTGCCGCCGTTTCCCTACTGGCCGGAGGAGGCCTACGACGAGTGCCGGCGCGAACTGGAGATGTCCTCGTCCGGACGCGCCCCGACGAGCGGCTTCGATCTGGGCATCCGTCGCCGCGACGGCGAGCGCATCGACGTGCGCTTCTACCTGTCGCCGCTGATCGACGTCAACGGCCATCAGACTGGCTGGATGGCCTCGGTCGCCGACATCACCGAACCCAAGCGTGTGCGCGCCGCGCTGGAGGAGTCGCAGCGGCGCTTCGAGGCCGTGCTCGACGGACTCGATGCCGCGGTGTTCGTGGCCGATGCGGCCACCGACATGATCCTTTACGCCAACCGCGCCTTCATGAACATCCACGGCTACGACGTGGTCGGCCGCAGCACCCTGCGCGTGTCGGTGCCGCAGCCCGAGCGCAGCGAGTATCGCGTGGATCCGCGTCTGATCGAGCCCGCGTCGCTGCCCATGGAGCTGTTCGACGGCGAACTGCAGCACCCCTTGTCGGGACGCTGGTACCACCTGCGCGAGCACGCATCGCGCTGGGTCGACGGCCGCGTCGTGCGCATGGGCATCGCCACCGACATCACCGACCGCCGCCAGACCGATGAACTGGCACGGCGTCAGGAGGAGCGTCTGCAGCACACGGCACGTCTGGTGACGATGGGCGAGATGGCCTCGACGCTGGCGCATGAACTCAACCAGCCGCTTGCGGCCATCTCCAATTACTGCATGGGCTGCGTGACACGCATCGAAACGGGCAGGGCGCGCCACGAGGAGTTGCTTGCGGCCATGACCAAGGCCAGCATGCAGGCCGAGCGTGCGGCCAAGATCATCGGCCGGGTGCGTGATTTCGTGCGCAAGAGCGAGCCGCGACCGGTGAGCATCGCTGTGGCGGAAATCCTCGATGACGCGCTCGCCTTCGCCGACATCGACGCGCGGCGCGGTAGCGGTCGCGTGGTGCTCAGGCTTGAGCCGAACCTGCCGCCGGTGTTCGCCGACCGCATCATGATCGAACAGGTGGTGGTCAATCTGGTGCGCAACGCCTTCGAGGCAATGGCCGGCATGCCGCCGGGCAAGCGCATCGTCGAGGTGAGCGCGCGCGCGCTCGACGCGCACGCGGTCGAGGTGGCGGTGGCCGATCGCGGTCCGGGTATCGCCGAGGAAGAGCGTGAGCGCCTGTTTACGCCGTTTCACACCACCAAGCCCGAAGGCATGGGCATGGGCCTGAACATCTGCCGCTCCATCATCGAGTACCACGACGGCCATCTCGAATACGCGGACAACCCCGGAGGTGGTACCGTATTTAGCTTCGTGCTGCCGACGGGAGCCGTCCGTGAACAAGTCGCATGA
- a CDS encoding response regulator transcription factor, which translates to MNEQYDQCIHIVDDDEALRDSLVWLLESSGHRVRTYASSEDFLAVCDDVTPGCVLLDVRMPGMSGLELFELLRARGCTLPIIFITGHGDVPMAVEALKRGAHDFIEKPFGDREVLRLIEAALRTEREQREQWRHRAEIERRIGDLTQREHEVLRLILAGKLNKQIADQLGISIKTVEVHRARVMEKMEAGSLAELVQNVVRVAPSLLQD; encoded by the coding sequence ATGAACGAGCAGTACGATCAGTGCATCCACATCGTCGACGACGACGAGGCCCTGCGCGATTCGCTTGTATGGCTGCTCGAGTCCAGCGGACACCGGGTACGCACCTATGCCTCGTCCGAGGATTTTCTTGCGGTGTGCGACGACGTGACGCCCGGCTGCGTGCTGCTCGATGTGCGCATGCCGGGCATGAGCGGGCTGGAGCTGTTCGAGCTGCTGCGTGCGCGCGGCTGCACGCTGCCGATCATCTTCATCACGGGGCACGGCGACGTGCCGATGGCGGTCGAGGCGCTCAAGCGCGGCGCCCATGATTTCATCGAGAAGCCCTTCGGCGACCGCGAGGTCCTGCGCCTGATCGAGGCGGCCTTGCGCACCGAGCGCGAGCAGCGCGAGCAGTGGCGGCATCGCGCCGAGATCGAACGCCGCATCGGCGACCTGACGCAGCGCGAACATGAAGTGCTGCGTCTGATTCTCGCGGGCAAACTCAACAAGCAGATCGCCGATCAACTCGGCATCAGCATCAAGACGGTCGAGGTCCATCGCGCACGCGTGATGGAGAAGATGGAAGCCGGTTCTCTGGCCGAACTGGTGCAGAACGTGGTGCGCGTCGCGCCCTCCCTGCTGCAGGACTGA
- a CDS encoding potassium/proton antiporter yields MASINALLLALAFLLFVSVLASTLSARLGLPLLLLFLVVGMLAGEEGPGGIRFDDLETAMLIGQLALAVILLDGGLRTRVSTFRVAFAPAAILATWGVVATVLLLGGFAIWLFEVDWRVGLLLAAIVGSTDAAAVFSLLRNSGVRLNDRVKATLEIESGANDPMAILLVTVMIQTLMAPGDTDVWSVLRMLLQQFALGLIAGTLGGWVLTRLLSRLRLAEGLYALLIMSGGLMIFAATNALGGSGFLAIYLAGLVVGNRRSHATEHVLRVMDGLAWLAQAGMFLTLGLLVAPSQLVEHAPLSLAMAGFLMFVARPLAVMSCLFMFRFSLRELVYISWVGLRGAVPIVLAIYPLIMDVPNSSLLFVVAFAVVLVSLLVQGATVPVAARALGVVVPPRDEPVDRIEVWVDDHATLDLMEYHVGRRSRAEGMHPDELTRTEAIVGVRCAAVLRNGRLVPLDDTVTLEEGDAVWLIAPDGMAEPLAAAFAAGRDDELSINAGFFGEFTVDPDCPAGDLAAAYGLQLRPDEETLTIRMLIRQRLGRHAVEGDRVRINAFELTVRHTDSHGEIDQVGLKCPRVL; encoded by the coding sequence ATGGCCTCCATCAACGCGCTCCTGCTGGCGCTCGCCTTCCTGTTGTTCGTCAGTGTGCTGGCGAGCACGCTCTCGGCACGTCTGGGCCTGCCGCTGCTGCTGCTGTTTCTGGTGGTCGGCATGCTCGCGGGCGAGGAGGGGCCGGGCGGCATCCGCTTCGACGACCTTGAGACCGCGATGCTCATCGGTCAGCTCGCGCTGGCCGTGATCCTGCTCGATGGCGGCTTGCGCACGCGCGTGTCGACCTTCCGCGTGGCCTTCGCGCCGGCGGCCATCCTCGCCACCTGGGGGGTCGTCGCCACGGTGCTGCTGCTGGGCGGCTTCGCCATCTGGCTGTTCGAGGTCGATTGGCGCGTTGGCCTGCTGCTGGCGGCCATCGTGGGCTCGACCGACGCCGCGGCGGTATTCTCCCTGCTGCGCAACAGCGGCGTGCGGCTCAATGACCGGGTCAAGGCGACGCTGGAGATCGAGTCCGGCGCCAACGACCCGATGGCGATCCTGCTGGTCACGGTGATGATCCAGACGCTGATGGCGCCCGGCGATACCGACGTGTGGTCCGTGCTGCGCATGCTGTTGCAGCAGTTCGCGCTCGGGCTCATCGCCGGGACGCTGGGCGGTTGGGTGCTGACACGCCTGCTCTCGCGCCTGCGGCTGGCCGAAGGCCTGTACGCGCTGCTGATCATGTCCGGTGGGCTGATGATTTTCGCCGCGACCAACGCGCTCGGCGGCAGCGGCTTTCTGGCGATCTACCTGGCCGGTCTGGTGGTCGGCAACCGGCGCTCGCACGCGACCGAACACGTGTTGCGTGTGATGGACGGTCTGGCCTGGCTGGCCCAGGCCGGCATGTTCCTGACGCTCGGCCTGCTGGTGGCGCCCTCGCAGCTGGTCGAGCACGCGCCGCTGTCGCTCGCCATGGCCGGCTTCCTGATGTTCGTCGCGCGCCCGCTGGCGGTGATGTCGTGCCTGTTCATGTTCCGCTTCTCGCTGCGAGAACTGGTCTACATCTCGTGGGTGGGTCTGCGCGGCGCGGTGCCAATTGTACTCGCGATCTACCCGCTGATCATGGACGTGCCGAACTCCAGCCTGCTCTTCGTCGTGGCCTTTGCCGTGGTGCTGGTTTCGCTGCTGGTGCAGGGCGCCACCGTGCCGGTGGCGGCGCGCGCGCTGGGCGTCGTGGTGCCGCCACGCGACGAGCCGGTCGACCGCATCGAGGTGTGGGTGGACGACCATGCCACGCTGGATCTGATGGAGTATCACGTCGGTCGCCGGTCGCGTGCCGAGGGCATGCATCCGGACGAATTGACGCGCACCGAAGCCATCGTCGGCGTGCGTTGTGCCGCAGTGCTGCGCAACGGCCGGCTGGTGCCTCTGGACGACACCGTTACACTGGAGGAGGGCGACGCCGTGTGGCTGATCGCGCCCGACGGCATGGCCGAACCGCTGGCCGCGGCCTTCGCCGCCGGGCGAGACGACGAGCTGTCGATCAACGCCGGCTTCTTCGGCGAGTTCACGGTCGATCCGGATTGTCCGGCGGGTGATCTCGCCGCGGCCTATGGCCTGCAGCTGCGACCGGACGAAGAGACGCTGACCATTCGCATGCTGATCCGCCAGCGCCTCGGCCGACACGCGGTGGAGGGCGATCGCGTGCGCATCAACGCCTTCGAACTGACGGTGCGTCACACCGACAGCCATGGCGAGATCGATCAGGTCGGCCTCAAGTGCCCACGTGTGCTCTGA